TTCAGCATCTGCAGCTGCAGGGATATGGGACTCGGTGGTTGCAGCCGGTATAAGCCGCCTCCAGCTGGCCATAGATGCGACCACCACCGCTTCTGAAGACCTGTCCTCggaagccacaagaggggagagttgctcttgcactcagatcctgcgtTGCGGTCTCTCACGCTGTCATCTGGGTgcccactgcaagaacaggatgctggactagatgggccactggcctgatcctgcaagcctCTTCTTATATTCTAACGTAGAACGTGGTGCTTGTTGGCAGGATTCCCTGTCAGGGTTTTTGAATTCTTGAACCACGCTTTGTAACTTTTGCTTGTCAATGATGGAGGGGAGGCGTCCCCTGCAAGTCtcctctacatggggctgcccttgaagctgacccagaaactccagcgggtgcagaatgctgtggcaaggctccttacggggtcctcgccgcgagatcacattcatccagtgctttaccaactgcactggctcccggtggagtacagggtcaggtttaaggtgctgattttgacctttaaagccctatgaggcctaggacccacatacctacgggactgcctctcccgatatgccccgcggaggaccttaaggtccacaaatgacaagaCCTTGGAGctccaagtcgcaaggtggttagattggtctcaactagggccagggccttttcagtactggccccgacttggtggaatgctctgtcacaagagaccagggccctgcgggacttgacatctttccgcagagcctgcaagatggagctgttccgcctggcctttggtgtggactcagtctgacccttatgtttccctcgccttatggttttgatctatgggctactattaaaatgaggctgcattttaaattatattttaacctgtattttaaattgtgtggggttttttttgtaattttactggtgttagccgccctgaacctggCTCTGGGGAGCGTTACAGctcagttttgcatgcagaaggagccGATGGCATTTCCAGACAGGACCAGAGACGTTGTTGTCGTCCCCCCAACtagaaaccctgaagagctgctgccagtccacgTTGACAACGCTGAGCTAGATAGACACAGTGGTCTGACAATACAAGCCAGCTTTCTGCTGAAACTGGCTGCTTATCCcagaccatgaggactagaaacttgacttGTTTTCCAGgaaaagggctgcagctcagagttccaggttcagtccccgttGCCTCTCAGGCACAGCTGTGCCAAAGACTCCCTGGCAatccgctgccagtcagtgcaggcatcCCTGCACTCAATGGACCCACAgtctgacttggaataaggcaTCCTAACAATACGGTAGCCAGTATTGGTTTGATTCCATTTACTTTTGGAACGACTGCAGCCGTGACCCCGCGGCCAAAAACATCCCTATGACACCAGCCCTTAAACTTGGCCCGGGATGTTGGGGTGGCCAAGTTGGCAGGCCTCCTGGCAGGCCCGTTGGTGAAGGAAGGGTCTTGAACCCAGTTCCATTCCCCAGTTCCCCCAGttgcatctctcccccccttccccttcgtTCCCCATGTGGAGTTTGGCAACTGACCGGGACCCTCACCAGAGCCACAAACGGGAACGGATGACTCAGGCCGATGAACAAACGTCCCTAGGGGTTTGGGCAAAGCCAGATTTCCTTCCAGCCCCATAAAATACGGCAGAAGGAAGCTGGGGGCCTTCAAGAGGGAGCGACTGGCCTGGAGCAAGTTGGGCAGAAGTTTCCCCGGATGAGGTCATGGAGGGCCAGCTGGTTGGAGCTGGACCCCGATCTGCCGCCAAAGCCGTTCTGCTCCCCTTTGCCAAGCCAGGAATTCCTTTGCCACCTCCAGGCTGAAAGGCTTTCCATCCACACTTGTCCAAaacggattgggggggggggagcaagtggTGGTGCTCTGTGTTCTTGGCTGGTTCTTCATTTGTTTGGGAAAAGCCAGGTGCACGCAGCCGCCTAATTAATGCAAGGAGGAAAACAGCTCTCTCTCGTTTGCTCTCTGtcattgtttgcttatttatttacacacacacacatatttccccccctttttacatTTCAGCAATGTATGCAAAACGCATCCTAAAACACTGCTCCTTGAAATCAGAAGGGGGTGAGGAGAAGGAATAGAAGCCTGAACAGGAAATCTCTTaggtttcatagaattgtagtgttggcaGGGGACTCCtagcggtcatctagcccaacccccgtgCGATGCAGATGGTGCTTGTTGTCCCCTttctgcatttgtgtgtgtgtgtgtgtgtgtgtgtgtgtgtgtagagaaagagaaacatggaatcatagagttggaaggcaccccagcagtcatctagtccaactctccgCAATATAATCATCACAGCTAGAGAACCCTTGACAGtgactcaataataataaaaataataataaaaataataataataatttattatttataccccgcccatctggctgggcttccccagccactctgggcggcttccaacaaagtattaaaataccgtaatgcatcaaacattaaaagcttccctaaacagggctgccttcagatgtcttctaaaagtctggtagttgttgttctctttgacatctggtgggagggtgttccacagggcgggtgccaccaccgagaaggccctctgcctggttccctgtaacttggcttctcgcagcgagggaaccaccagaaggccctcggcactggacctcagtgtccgggcagaacgatgggggtggagacgctccttcaggtatacaggaccgagtccgtttagggctttaaaggtcaacaccaacactttgaattgtgctcggaaacgtactgggagccaatgtaggtctttcaagaccggtgttatgtggtctcggcggccgctcccagtcaccagtctagctgatgcattctggattagttgcagtttctgggtcaccttcaacggtagccccatgtagagcgcatggcagtagtccaggAGGGAGATaacgcaccactctggcgagtgAAATaaggtttgggactttttagtccAGAGAGAAAGTGAGCAAGAGGTGACATATTTAAACTTACGGCACTTGCTCCCCCAGAAGGCAGGGGTGGCCACCATCTTGGGTGGCTTCAAATGAGGACGGGGCCAAGTCACAGAGAAGGAAAGGGCTACTGATGGTTGGTAGCcagaatggctgtgctctgcctccgcaATCAGAGGCAGCATCACTTCTGAATCCCTGTTGCTGGAGGGGAGAGGCCTCTTGtactcgaatcctgcttgcaggctccccaGAAGAGAGGCATTgggcttggccactgtgaaaacacgGTGCTGGACTTaggtgggctactggcctgatccagcaggcttttcttgtgcTCTTAGAACAGTGTACACTTTAAGAGCGCTCTCTATAAAATATAAACTCTTCCCCTCTTTTCGCTGGGATTTTTCGGGGAGGTGGCGGCAGAATCGAGTGTGTTCCTGTCCCAGTTGATTCTCAGCACTTGGCTtttcagagctggggggggggggcgccttgTTGGGGAACTGCCTGGGAGGCTCcctctctgttttcttttggCCGGATCATTCCCTCCTCCTCGCAGTTTCTGGCAAGAGAGCGCAGCTCGCGATCTCTCCGGGTCGCAGCCTGCCCTTGCATTCCACGCAGGGTGCCTGGGGCCCTTCCGCAGCGAGAGGCGGGCAGGATCCCTCTGAAGGTCATctctgggggggagggaaatggcacCCGCCTCAAACGGAGCTTTTGTTATGCCAGGCTTCGCTCCCCCAGTGGAAACGTTGGCCCACTGCCGCCCCCGCCCCGGAGAGTTTGCGCTCACAATTGCTGTAGTGAGCAGGTGGAGGTTGGGGCGAGAGCCAGGGAAGGGAGTAGGTGAGGGCAAGTCAGTGGATAAAACTATGCCCGGACAGAGATAGCGAAAagtgtttctccctctcttgtaaaACTAGAACTCATATtccagtgcacagttaaactatggaactccctgccacatgaagcagtggatggctttaagagaatatAAGAATTTGTGGGCATACAAAGAAGCTGATCactgggagattcagggcagagggaattgttttcttgtttgtttattacatttgcatACCACCTTGTGCTTCCAACGAGCTCAAGGCGGTgtatgtacatggttctcctcttccccatttcaccctcacaacagccctgtgaggtaggtcaggctaagagatggcgactggccccaggtcacccacgGAGCTTCATAGTCGAGAGGGGATTCAAATgctagtctcccaggtccagtGCTTTAACCACACCAGCTGCACTAAAATCATTCTTCACCTAGtgtgtagttaaactgtggaactccctcccactggaggcagtgatggcctttAAAAGAGGGcaagacaaattcacggaggaggagagggttatcgatggctactagccatggtgtcTGTGCTCTGCTATCGctattggaggcagcaatgcttcggAATCCCAGTTGCCGGAAACTGCAGGGGGGAGGGTGCGgccctgtgttcgaatcctggtTGCTGATTTCCCATCAAGCCCTTATGCTCCAGGCGTTAACTGCCTTTCTCTTCCTGCtctcccaggttccatcccaTCGGCGAAACGCACCGGGATCCCAGCCCCGCGGGAGCTGTCGACTGCCCCGGGCAGAGACAAGGCCTCCCTGAGACCCAGGAAGGCTCAGCCCAGCCCCACTTCCTCCGGGGCGCCGACGCCCACCAAGCATTCGCGCCCGGCCCCCAAGTGCAAGAATGAGGGGGACGCCGGCGATAAGGCCACGCTGGAGTCGCAGGTCAAGGAGCTGCTGGCCGAGGCCAAGGCGAAGGACTCGGAGATCACCAAGCTGCGGAGCGAGCTGAAGAAGCACCAGGACCGGGAATGGGTGCACTGCGAGCTGGACCACCCCGCAGGGGTGTCGCCAGCCGAGGCGGAGTCCCTGGTCCGCACCCTCCAGGACCAGAACCGGGCTTTCCAGAGGGAGCTGCTGAGCCTCGGGGAGGAGAACCGCCTCTTGAGAGAGAAGCTCAGCCGCCTGGAGCAGTCACCGCTATCAGACACCCTGAGCAGCAGCGGGGGCTGCGGAAGCAGCCTGGCCACCCCCACCACGCAGGAGTCAAGCTTCGGCAGCCCCACGCAACCCCCCGGGAACCCCCGGGCCAACAGGGGCACAGCCCCCCTGCGGAACTCGGGGTCGTCCAGCAGCGACGTCACCAAGGCGTCCCTGTCCCCGGACGCCTCAGACTTTGAGCACATCGCGGAGGCGCCGTCCAGGCCCCCGTCATCGGGGAGCCACCCCTCCCAGGCCCCGCAGGACTCCCCCGCCGGGAGCTCCCCCAACAACGCCAGCGACCTCTCGGTGGCCTCGCTGACGGAGCGGATCCAGAGGATGGAAGAGAACCACCACTGCACGGCCGAGGAGCTGCAGGCCACGCTCCAGGAGCTCTCCGACCAGCAGCAGGTTGTGCAGGAGCTGACAGCAGAGAACGAGCGGCTGGCCGAGGAGAAGGCCCTGCTGGAGGGCTCCTTCCGGCAGCACCGCGAGAGAGCCGAGCAGCTTGGCCAGGAGAACGAGAAACTGGCGGCCCTCCTGCAGGAGCGGCCGGCCGGCGACGACGGCAAGGCCAAGACCATCCAGGAGCTGGAGCAGCGGTGCGGGGAGCTGCAGGAGAAGGCCCAGTTTGAGCGGGAGAAGCTGCTGAACATCCAGCAGCAGCTGACCAGCAGTTTGCGCGGCCTGGAGAGGGAGCACCAGGAAGCCCAGGCGGCCACCCGGGGCCTGCGGGAGGAGGCCGAGCGGCTGGGAGGCCTGCTGGAGACAGAGAGGCAGGGCGCAGCCGGTCTGGCCAGGGCCCTGGAGGACTGCAAGGTGGCCCTGGAGGGGCTGAGGATTGAAAACGGCTCGCTCCGGGCCCAGCTGGACAGCGCCAAGCAGAAGGCGGCGGACATGGACACCGTTGGGCGGGGCGGGGACCCCGGCGCCATGCAGGAGATGCTGAAGGGAGCCCGCGGGGAGAGGGACCAGCTGGAGCTGGCCTGCACGGAGCTCAGGCAGGAGCTGCTGAAGGCGCACAGCGAGGTGAAGACCCTGCAAGGGCAGCTGGCCAAGGTAAGGATTGCTGGGGAGTGGGGAGAGCTCAGGGGAGCCTCCAGATGCAGGGGCAGTCTATCCCTAAATGTCGGCTGCTGTGAAGCAACGCCAGGGCTGCTTCCCAGAGGCTTCTGGCTCACCGTTGTGAGAGACCTAGTGAACCTGCCGGGCTTTTCTTGCGTTGGGTCGGTGCCCCTGGCTGTTgcgccagaaggttggtggttcgagcccacccagggatgttaatgtgggcaggattcttgcactgcaggcgggttggtctagatgaatctcaaggtcccttccagctctgtgagtCCATACGGTTTATCTACATTCTGCCTTAACCCCAAGGCTCCCAAAACCAGCGAGCAGCATTCATATGCAAGAATGCAAATGAAATAtacaataaaagcacaatatTTTCAGCCATCGAAACAAAATTTTAGAAGCATCAAAATCTTGTAATCAGGTAAGGTTTTCCTAGGCACCGTGCCCTGGAGGTCACAGAAACCTTCCTTTTTAACTTCCTTCTTTGCAGGAGTGAAGAAGTCGACTGAACCACCTTTTTGGTCTTCCTTCCCTCAGACCCTGTTAGATGTTAGTCCAGACCGCTCAGCATACTGGCTTTCATAGCTCATGTACATAGAGATTTCTGCTCTCTCAGAGGGCCTAGATCTGTTGCTTTCTGGAGTTTGTCTCGGCTACGTAGCTGGACCCCATTTTCTTGCAGCGGATTTGCACCGTTTGCAAGAGGTCAGCTGCGCTGATGCTaacagggaaaggaaggaaggactctGGTTCCTTGCTCCCTGAATACTGAAAGTTCTGGACAGCGTGTGTAGTTTGGTCCCTCTTGCCCTGTTTTATATACTTGTGAAGCAGTTTCCACACAGGGCATTTACTGTGAAGTAGCCACGCTCTGTTCTCTCCCTCTTTGTGGAGCCGTGAGCAAAACGGCTCTATTTggtttctccctttccccctggcAGCTTGTAAAATCTTCACTGTTTTGATTCAGttaaatagaataatagaatcgtagagttggaaggtacccaaggatgatctagtccaaccctctgcaatgcaggaatattttgcccaacatgaggcttgaACCAACAGcccaaccagatccctgtgggaagcacaagagccctctgccctcctgtggATCCCAGCTACTGATATTCCAGACTGCCTGGTTATGGAGGCAGAGCTAAGcccttaacctccatgaattcACCCCTTCCTCTCTTAATGCCATCCAAGCTGGtcgccatcactgtctcctgtgggagggagttccacagtccaaCGGCACCCAGAGAGCCAAGAGTTAGCCACTCCTGGTACAAACAAGATGGACACAGGCCAACCAGCAATCCGATTGAGTCTGAAGCCTCCCCTGTACATCCAAAATCTGGGCAACACAGTCACAAGCTCCCTTCCCTGCAGAACTGCATCCGTTTGGACATTTAGCTGAATGACCCTTTTCACCGCAATTGCAGCAATTTCCTCCTTCCTGGTCCAGCCCTtcagcactttcccccctcctgccccagacAGATGGACCTCATTAGCAGCtcggtggtttgtttgttttccgaGAGAGACCAGGTGCTCTCGCTGTGCtcagagaaagggggaaaacacaATGGATGAGTGCATGTTAATTCTCTTGGCGAGTCTCGCACTCGTAACCCAAGCCTGCAATTAACCTTCGCTGCTGCCCTGCTTGGAAACCCCACCTCCCACAGTTAGGGAGCGGCCCGTGGGAAGAACTTTTGCCGGGACGGGGGGAGCCGGGATACCCTGCCAAAAGTCACCACCTGATTTATAGAGAAGTGGAAACTCTAGGTGTGTTTTTGGCCGAGGCTGGCGATGACCGTAGCAAGTGGGAAGGAGAGGGGTGGTTGCTGGGCTGTATGGAAATCTGCAGAGAAGCTGATGCCTATTTAAAAATCGTTGTTTAACGGGGGTTTTAACTGccgaaagatttttttttaaaaaacaacaacacagacatCCTAAGTTtcatcctttccttccacttAGATTTGGGGTTGTCACCACCTACATTCTGCTCAGAGTTGAAACTGGTGGACCCTTTGACTTCTGTGGGTCTTCTCAGTAATGCTAATATTCCCAGAACTGGGTGTTCTCCTGTCAtctgttactgtatttttcgctctataagacgcaccagaccacatgatgcacctagtttttggaggaggaaaacaagaaaaaaaatattctgaatctcagaagccagaacagcaagaggga
This genomic window from Podarcis raffonei isolate rPodRaf1 chromosome 15, rPodRaf1.pri, whole genome shotgun sequence contains:
- the SPECC1 gene encoding cytospin-B isoform X4, giving the protein MLTKPGVMAASGGSRLKKTITTGAISELAENRLRPASGSIPSAKRTGIPAPRELSTAPGRDKASLRPRKAQPSPTSSGAPTPTKHSRPAPKCKNEGDAGDKATLESQVKELLAEAKAKDSEITKLRSELKKHQDREWVHCELDHPAGVSPAEAESLVRTLQDQNRAFQRELLSLGEENRLLREKLSRLEQSPLSDTLSSSGGCGSSLATPTTQESSFGSPTQPPGNPRANRGTAPLRNSGSSSSDVTKASLSPDASDFEHIAEAPSRPPSSGSHPSQAPQDSPAGSSPNNASDLSVASLTERIQRMEENHHCTAEELQATLQELSDQQQVVQELTAENERLAEEKALLEGSFRQHRERAEQLGQENEKLAALLQERPAGDDGKAKTIQELEQRCGELQEKAQFEREKLLNIQQQLTSSLRGLEREHQEAQAATRGLREEAERLGGLLETERQGAAGLARALEDCKVALEGLRIENGSLRAQLDSAKQKAADMDTVGRGGDPGAMQEMLKGARGERDQLELACTELRQELLKAHSEVKTLQGQLAKTEKERAQLKETCDRQADQLSRTNLKLQEKMSENEAEFKNLKETIFELEDQVEQHRALKLHDNQIISDLESNLLKMEVQKTDLERQLKTLNKQMKEDTAEWRRFQADLQTAVVVANDIKCEAQQELRTVKRRLLEEEEKSARLQKELDEAQGGSTRPTIEVMDAVEADPASRWQGVSVSRSSPTPPESLATVKSLIKSFDLGCPGGPGQSVPVHKVSRSPLSGIPTRTAPAAAVSPIQRHSTFSNPKPSGKAFSKHADLPELPLADLLKGRSEDLKPDHFLRKSPSLESLSKPPSMSFSSRMLPSTHSGLKPPSKLSVERKDPLAALAREYGGSKRNALLKWCQKKTEGYPNIDITNFSSSWSDGLAFCALLHTYLPAHIPYQELNSQDKKRNLLLAFQAAESVGIKPSLELSEIMYTDRPDWQSVMQYVAQIYKYFET
- the SPECC1 gene encoding cytospin-B isoform X5, coding for MKGATRPWSTALSKQGCHGTERGKPLPSASIGMKTSKSSTSLAFDSRLSKLKRASSEDMLTKPGVMAASGGSRLKKTITTGAISELAENRLRPASGSIPSAKRTGIPAPRELSTAPGRDKASLRPRKAQPSPTSSGAPTPTKHSRPAPKCKNEGDAGDKATLESQVKELLAEAKAKDSEITKLRSELKKHQDREWVHCELDHPAGVSPAEAESLVRTLQDQNRAFQRELLSLGEENRLLREKLSRLEQSPLSDTLSSSGGCGSSLATPTTQESSFGSPTQPPGNPRANRGTAPLRNSGSSSSDVTKASLSPDASDFEHIAEAPSRPPSSGSHPSQAPQDSPAGSSPNNASDLSVASLTERIQRMEENHHCTAEELQATLQELSDQQQVVQELTAENERLAEEKALLEGSFRQHRERAEQLGQENEKLAALLQERPAGDDGKAKTIQELEQRCGELQEKAQFEREKLLNIQQQLTSSLRGLEREHQEAQAATRGLREEAERLGGLLETERQGAAGLARALEDCKVALEGLRIENGSLRAQLDSAKQKAADMDTVGRGGDPGAMQEMLKGARGERDQLELACTELRQELLKAHSEVKTLQGQLAKTEKERAQLKETCDRQADQLSRTNLKLQEKMSENEAEFKNLKETIFELEDQVEQHRALKLHDNQIISDLESNLLKMEVQKTDLERQLKTLNKQMKEDTAEWRRFQADLQTAVVVANDIKCEAQQELRTVKRRLLEEEEKSARLQKELDEAQGGSTRSLIPVN
- the SPECC1 gene encoding cytospin-B isoform X2, with the translated sequence MGNQPGRPEEVEPGSIPSAKRTGIPAPRELSTAPGRDKASLRPRKAQPSPTSSGAPTPTKHSRPAPKCKNEGDAGDKATLESQVKELLAEAKAKDSEITKLRSELKKHQDREWVHCELDHPAGVSPAEAESLVRTLQDQNRAFQRELLSLGEENRLLREKLSRLEQSPLSDTLSSSGGCGSSLATPTTQESSFGSPTQPPGNPRANRGTAPLRNSGSSSSDVTKASLSPDASDFEHIAEAPSRPPSSGSHPSQAPQDSPAGSSPNNASDLSVASLTERIQRMEENHHCTAEELQATLQELSDQQQVVQELTAENERLAEEKALLEGSFRQHRERAEQLGQENEKLAALLQERPAGDDGKAKTIQELEQRCGELQEKAQFEREKLLNIQQQLTSSLRGLEREHQEAQAATRGLREEAERLGGLLETERQGAAGLARALEDCKVALEGLRIENGSLRAQLDSAKQKAADMDTVGRGGDPGAMQEMLKGARGERDQLELACTELRQELLKAHSEVKTLQGQLAKTEKERAQLKETCDRQADQLSRTNLKLQEKMSENEAEFKNLKETIFELEDQVEQHRALKLHDNQIISDLESNLLKMEVQKTDLERQLKTLNKQMKEDTAEWRRFQADLQTAVVVANDIKCEAQQELRTVKRRLLEEEEKSARLQKELDEAQGGSTRPTIEVMDAVEADPASRWQGVSVSRSSPTPPESLATVKSLIKSFDLGCPGGPGQSVPVHKVSRSPLSGIPTRTAPAAAVSPIQRHSTFSNPKPSGKAFSKHADLPELPLADLLKGRSEDLKPDHFLRKSPSLESLSKPPSMSFSSRMLPSTHSGLKPPSKLSVERKDPLAALAREYGGSKRNALLKWCQKKTEGYPNIDITNFSSSWSDGLAFCALLHTYLPAHIPYQELNSQDKKRNLLLAFQAAESVGIKPSLELSEIMYTDRPDWQSVMQYVAQIYKYFET
- the SPECC1 gene encoding cytospin-B isoform X3 — translated: MKGATRPWSTALSKQGCHGTERGKPLPSASIGMKTSKSSTSLAFDSRLSKLKRASSEDMLTKPGVMAASGGSRLKKTITTGAISELAENRLRPASGSIPSAKRTGIPAPRELSTAPGRDKASLRPRKAQPSPTSSGAPTPTKHSRPAPKCKNEGDAGDKATLESQVKELLAEAKAKDSEITKLRSELKKHQDREWVHCELDHPAGVSPAEAESLVRTLQDQNRAFQRELLSLGEENRLLREKLSRLEQSPLSDTLSSSGGCGSSLATPTTQESSFGSPTQPPGNPRANRGTAPLRNSGSSSSDVTKASLSPDASDFEHIAEAPSRPPSSGSHPSQAPQDSPAGSSPNNASDLSVASLTERIQRMEENHHCTAEELQATLQELSDQQQVVQELTAENERLAEEKALLEGSFRQHRERAEQLGQENEKLAALLQERPAGDDGKAKTIQELEQRCGELQEKAQFEREKLLNIQQQLTSSLRGLEREHQEAQAATRGLREEAERLGGLLETERQGAAGLARALEDCKVALEGLRIENGSLRAQLDSAKQKAADMDTVGRGGDPGAMQEMLKGARGERDQLELACTELRQELLKAHSEVKTLQGQLAKTEKERAQLKETCDRQADQLSRTNLKLQEKMSENEAEFKNLKETIFELEDQVEQHRALKLHDNQIISDLESNLLKMEVQKTDLERQLKTLNKQMKEDTAEWRRFQADLQTAVVVANDIKCEAQQELRTVKRRLLEEEEKSARLQKELDEAQGGSTRPTIEVMDAVEADPASRWQGVSVSRSSPTPPESLATVKSLIKSFDLGCPGGPGQSVPVHKVSRSPLSGIPTRTAPAAAVSPIQRHSTFSNPKPSGKAFSKHADLPELPLAEYRHHQLQQQLERRPGLLRPPAHLPACPHSLPGAQQPGQEKKSPFGIPGCRKRWH